Proteins encoded within one genomic window of Phycisphaerae bacterium:
- a CDS encoding serine protein kinase yields MSGRDNVLAVIDRHLDSQKFRQQHWEGSFFDYVDLVLADPRLARNAFQRVYDMVLHFGTEKYTYLKQDYVHYKFFDDPIDKGADAVYGLDASLMRLVETFKSAAQGYGSDRRILLLHGPVGSSKSTIVRLLKKGLEYYSLMDEGALYTFSWKVPNEDGSCELQPCPMNEEPLKLIPRAARREILAQINADLPEDRQLRVEGDLDPFCRKTFEDLLMKYEGDWRKVLEHVVVRRLALSEKDRLGIGTFQPKDEKNQDSTELTGDINYRKIAQYGSDSDPRAFNFDGELNISNRGICEFIEVLKLDVAFLYDLLGASQEHTIKPKKFAQTHIDEVIIGHTNEPEYKKLQSNELMEAFRDRTIKIDIPYNIRLSDEIKIYEKDFGKDKVRGIHIAPHTVEVAAMWAVLTRLAEPKKAGLTLLQKLKLYDGKNIPGFTEDSVKELREESPREGMVGISPRYIQDKISNTLVGEQAQADRAINPFMVMNELEGGLSHHSLITDEEQKKRYKELLTIVREEYEDTLKAEVQRAISADEDAIQRLCANYIDNVRAYTQHEKVRNKYTGRDEAPDERLMRAIEEKIDIPDSRKDDFRQEIMNYIGALALDGKKFEYNTNARLYKALELKLFEDSRDTIKLKNVVSGVVDDETQAKIDVVKQRLIKFFGYNETSATDVLNYVASIFARGDTKRED; encoded by the coding sequence ATGTCTGGTCGCGACAACGTCCTGGCGGTGATCGATCGCCACCTCGACAGTCAGAAGTTCCGCCAGCAGCACTGGGAGGGGAGTTTCTTCGACTATGTTGACCTGGTGCTGGCGGACCCGCGGCTGGCGCGGAATGCGTTCCAGCGCGTGTACGACATGGTGCTGCACTTCGGGACGGAGAAGTACACGTACCTGAAGCAGGACTATGTGCACTACAAGTTCTTCGACGACCCGATCGACAAGGGCGCCGACGCCGTGTACGGGCTCGACGCGTCGCTGATGCGGCTGGTCGAGACGTTCAAGTCGGCGGCCCAGGGCTACGGCAGCGACCGCCGCATCCTGCTGCTGCACGGGCCGGTGGGGTCGAGCAAGAGCACAATCGTGCGGCTGCTCAAGAAGGGGCTCGAGTACTACTCGCTGATGGATGAAGGGGCGCTGTACACGTTCTCGTGGAAGGTGCCGAACGAGGACGGCTCGTGCGAGCTGCAACCCTGCCCGATGAACGAAGAGCCGCTGAAGCTGATTCCGCGCGCGGCCCGGCGGGAGATCCTGGCGCAGATCAACGCCGATCTGCCGGAGGATCGCCAACTGCGCGTGGAGGGCGATCTCGACCCGTTCTGCCGCAAGACGTTCGAAGACCTGTTGATGAAGTACGAGGGCGACTGGCGCAAGGTGCTGGAGCACGTGGTCGTGCGGCGGCTGGCGCTGTCGGAGAAGGACCGGCTGGGCATCGGGACGTTTCAGCCGAAGGACGAGAAGAACCAGGACTCGACCGAGCTGACGGGCGACATCAACTACCGCAAGATCGCGCAGTACGGCTCGGACTCCGACCCGCGGGCGTTCAACTTCGACGGCGAGCTGAATATCTCGAACCGCGGCATCTGCGAGTTCATCGAGGTGCTGAAGCTGGACGTCGCGTTCCTGTATGACCTCTTGGGGGCGTCGCAGGAGCATACGATCAAGCCGAAGAAGTTCGCGCAGACGCACATCGACGAGGTGATCATCGGGCACACGAACGAGCCCGAGTACAAGAAGCTCCAGAGCAACGAGCTGATGGAAGCGTTCCGCGACCGCACGATCAAGATCGACATTCCGTACAACATCCGGCTGTCGGACGAGATCAAGATCTACGAGAAGGACTTCGGCAAGGACAAGGTGCGCGGCATCCACATCGCGCCGCACACGGTCGAGGTGGCGGCGATGTGGGCCGTGCTGACGCGGCTGGCGGAGCCGAAGAAGGCCGGGCTGACGCTGTTGCAGAAGCTGAAGCTGTACGACGGCAAGAACATCCCGGGCTTCACCGAGGACTCGGTCAAGGAGCTGCGCGAGGAGTCGCCGCGCGAAGGTATGGTGGGCATCAGCCCGCGCTACATCCAGGACAAGATTTCGAACACGCTCGTGGGCGAGCAGGCCCAGGCGGACCGGGCGATCAACCCGTTCATGGTGATGAACGAGCTGGAAGGCGGCCTGAGCCACCACTCGCTGATCACGGACGAGGAGCAGAAGAAGCGCTACAAGGAGCTGCTGACGATCGTCCGCGAGGAGTACGAGGACACGCTCAAGGCTGAGGTGCAGCGGGCGATCTCGGCGGACGAGGATGCGATCCAGCGGCTGTGCGCGAACTACATCGACAACGTGCGGGCTTACACGCAGCACGAGAAGGTGCGCAACAAGTACACCGGCCGGGACGAGGCGCCCGACGAGCGGCTGATGCGCGCGATCGAGGAGAAGATCGACATTCCCGACAGCCGCAAGGACGATTTCCGCCAGGAGATCATGAACTACATCGGCGCGCTGGCCTTGGACGGCAAGAAGTTCGAGTACAACACGAACGCGCGGCTCTACAAGGCGCTGGAGCTGAAGCTGTTCGAGGACAGCCGCGACACGATCAAGCTGAAGAACGTGGTGTCCGGCGTCGTCGATGACGAGACGCAGGCGAAGATCGACGTGGTGAAGCAGCGCCTGATCAAGTTCTTCGGCTACAACGAGACGAGCGCGACGGACGTGCTGAACTACGTTGCCAGCATCTTCGCCCGCGGCGACACGAAGCGCGAGGATTAA
- a CDS encoding DUF444 family protein, with protein sequence MVDNGGPLKIGKDHQRFRQIVKGRIRKDLRKFLTRGELIGKEGKRLVSIPVPGIDLPHFRYGDNNDQGVGQGDGEAGQTVDGDESGAGPGGTEPGQHILEVEVSLEELADILGEELQLPRIMPKGRHNITSVKERYSSIRQSGPESLRHFKRTFRRALRRLIMSGAWDPNNPKMVFERSDKLYRSWKPVRKPQSNAVIVYMMDVSGSMGHEQKELVRLEAFWIDAWLRRNYDGIESRYIVHDVHAAEVDRETFFHLREDGGTKISSAFKFCKEMLDKHYAASEWNIYLFHFSDGDNSSEADSRECCDMLKQHLLPNANQFGYCQVASAYGSGHFINVLREHLANQENMVTSRVNTKDDIYDSIKEFFAKGR encoded by the coding sequence ATGGTGGATAACGGCGGCCCGCTCAAGATCGGCAAGGACCATCAGCGCTTCCGGCAGATCGTCAAGGGGCGCATCCGTAAGGACTTGCGCAAATTCCTGACCCGCGGCGAGCTGATCGGCAAAGAGGGCAAGCGCCTCGTCAGCATCCCCGTGCCCGGTATCGACCTGCCCCATTTCCGCTATGGCGACAACAATGACCAGGGCGTCGGGCAGGGCGACGGCGAGGCCGGTCAGACGGTCGACGGCGATGAATCCGGCGCCGGCCCCGGCGGGACCGAACCCGGCCAGCACATCCTCGAGGTCGAGGTTTCGCTCGAAGAGCTGGCTGACATCCTCGGCGAAGAGCTGCAGCTCCCGCGGATCATGCCCAAGGGCCGCCACAACATCACCAGCGTCAAGGAGCGCTACAGCAGCATTCGCCAATCCGGTCCGGAGTCGTTGCGGCATTTCAAGCGAACGTTCCGTCGCGCGTTGCGCCGGCTGATCATGTCCGGCGCCTGGGACCCGAACAACCCGAAAATGGTCTTCGAACGATCGGACAAGCTCTATCGCAGTTGGAAGCCGGTGCGCAAGCCGCAATCGAACGCCGTCATCGTCTACATGATGGACGTCTCCGGCTCGATGGGTCACGAGCAGAAAGAGTTGGTCCGGCTGGAGGCCTTCTGGATCGACGCCTGGCTCCGCCGCAACTACGACGGCATCGAGAGCCGGTACATCGTGCACGACGTGCACGCCGCCGAGGTCGATCGCGAGACGTTTTTCCATCTGCGCGAGGATGGCGGCACGAAGATTTCGAGCGCGTTCAAGTTCTGCAAGGAAATGCTCGACAAGCACTACGCGGCGAGCGAATGGAACATCTACCTCTTCCATTTCTCCGACGGGGACAACTCATCGGAGGCGGACTCGCGCGAGTGCTGCGACATGCTCAAGCAGCACCTGCTGCCGAACGCGAACCAGTTCGGCTACTGCCAGGTGGCCAGCGCCTACGGCAGCGGGCATTTCATCAACGTCCTGCGTGAGCACCTGGCCAACCAGGAGAACATGGTCACCAGCCGGGTGAACACGAAGGACGACATCTACGACAGCATCAAGGAATTCTTCGCCAAGGGCCGTTGA
- a CDS encoding serine/threonine protein kinase, translating to MNADSFRIIERVFHAAQKVPPEARDAFLTSELPDAPDLRHEVENLLAASERGSTFLETSLLAGPVDKPPRTDALVGRQIGPYRLIRELGHGGMGTVYEAEQRWPHRRVALKVVHTGGGDARWSGHEPRILGRLNHPFVASIYDADQTEDGLSYFVMELIEGERLDDYVKQHNLPRRERLVLFCKICEAIQHAHMKSVIHLDLKPSNILVLPPKDPTCQELQVKVVDFGVAAITGSDTTHGTRIGTTGAMVGTLAYMSPEQRRGERESCDVRSDVYSLGVILFKLMTGDLPYPVEDLPLPEAWRVFAEQQPRRPRAIDPSVPPDVETIIRTATAEEPARRYQSVSELAGDVRLYLTDRPITARPPSTWYEWTKFAQRNKGLVATLAAVLLGLATTTIGTYSGLLRARAAEEHARAQAEATKRLTEFILGEDTGADRAEDDGQPASPPILPRIPLEVLRTTAAQLLAQGRAEEAEAEYGRLVAIAKLVLPRRNWYAAKLQSEHGECLIRLGRYAQAELPLLSSYEGLRSSYGPEHPQTLEAMRRLVQLYDAWGRPAQSAEWTAQLYKASVGAGSDTPEVPP from the coding sequence ATGAACGCCGACAGCTTCCGCATCATCGAGCGGGTCTTCCACGCGGCGCAGAAAGTGCCGCCCGAGGCCCGGGATGCGTTTCTGACGTCGGAGCTGCCCGACGCCCCGGATCTGCGCCATGAGGTCGAGAACCTGCTCGCCGCCAGCGAACGCGGCAGCACATTCCTGGAAACGTCGCTCCTCGCCGGCCCCGTGGACAAGCCGCCCCGCACCGATGCGCTGGTCGGCCGGCAGATCGGACCGTATCGCCTCATCCGCGAGCTCGGCCACGGCGGGATGGGCACCGTGTACGAGGCCGAGCAGCGCTGGCCGCACCGCCGCGTGGCGCTCAAGGTCGTCCACACCGGCGGCGGCGACGCCCGCTGGTCCGGTCACGAGCCGCGCATCCTCGGGCGGCTGAACCACCCCTTTGTCGCCAGCATCTACGACGCCGACCAGACCGAGGACGGTCTTTCGTACTTCGTCATGGAACTCATCGAGGGCGAACGGCTGGACGACTACGTCAAGCAGCACAACCTGCCGCGCCGCGAGCGCCTCGTGCTGTTCTGCAAGATCTGCGAGGCGATTCAGCACGCCCACATGAAGTCCGTCATCCACCTGGACCTCAAGCCCTCGAACATCCTCGTCCTGCCGCCCAAGGACCCCACCTGCCAGGAGCTCCAGGTCAAGGTCGTCGACTTCGGCGTCGCCGCCATCACCGGCAGCGACACGACGCACGGGACCAGGATCGGCACCACCGGCGCCATGGTCGGTACGCTCGCCTACATGAGCCCCGAGCAACGCCGCGGCGAACGCGAGTCGTGCGACGTCCGCAGCGACGTCTACTCGCTCGGCGTGATCCTCTTCAAGCTCATGACCGGCGACCTGCCCTACCCGGTCGAGGACCTGCCGCTCCCCGAGGCGTGGCGCGTCTTCGCCGAGCAGCAGCCGCGACGCCCGCGGGCCATCGATCCCAGCGTGCCGCCGGATGTCGAGACCATCATCCGCACGGCGACAGCCGAGGAGCCGGCCCGGCGTTACCAGAGCGTATCGGAGCTGGCGGGCGACGTGCGGCTCTACCTGACGGACCGCCCGATCACCGCCCGTCCGCCCAGCACCTGGTACGAATGGACGAAGTTCGCGCAGCGGAACAAGGGGCTCGTCGCCACGCTAGCGGCCGTCCTGCTCGGCCTCGCGACCACGACCATCGGGACGTACAGCGGCCTGCTGCGCGCCCGCGCCGCGGAGGAGCACGCCCGGGCCCAGGCCGAGGCCACCAAGCGGCTGACGGAATTCATCCTCGGCGAGGACACCGGCGCCGACAGGGCCGAGGACGATGGCCAGCCGGCCTCGCCGCCGATCCTTCCGCGGATTCCGCTCGAGGTGCTGCGCACGACCGCAGCCCAACTGCTGGCACAAGGCCGCGCGGAGGAGGCCGAGGCTGAATACGGGCGGCTGGTGGCGATCGCCAAGCTCGTGCTGCCGCGCCGCAACTGGTATGCCGCGAAGCTTCAGAGCGAGCACGGTGAGTGCCTGATCCGCCTCGGCCGATACGCGCAGGCGGAACTGCCGCTGCTCAGCAGCTACGAGGGCCTGCGGAGCTCCTACGGACCCGAGCATCCGCAGACGCTCGAGGCCATGCGTCGGCTGGTGCAGCTCTACGATGCCTGGGGTCGGCCCGCCCAGTCCGCCGAGTGGACCGCGCAGCTCTACAAAGCAAGCGTCGGTGCCGGCAGCGACACCCCCGAAGTCCCCCCGTAG
- the ispF gene encoding 2-C-methyl-D-erythritol 2,4-cyclodiphosphate synthase, giving the protein MSTRIGIGYDLHRLVEHRPLILGGVPIPHDRGLLGHSDADVVLHAVCDALLGAAGQPDIGDLFPDTDPAWKGADSRRFVTEALRRARAGGYAVENVDLIIHAQQPRLGPHKERIRAAVAALLGLAPDRVGVKATTNEGLDAIGRSEAIACWAAVLLGPSAAG; this is encoded by the coding sequence ATGAGCACGCGGATCGGCATCGGCTATGACCTGCACCGGCTCGTTGAACATCGCCCGCTCATCCTGGGCGGCGTGCCGATTCCGCATGATCGGGGCTTGCTCGGCCACAGCGATGCGGATGTCGTGCTGCACGCCGTGTGCGATGCGCTGCTCGGCGCCGCCGGCCAACCCGACATCGGCGATCTCTTCCCGGACACTGACCCTGCCTGGAAGGGTGCCGACAGCCGGCGTTTCGTGACTGAGGCGCTGCGCCGCGCGCGTGCCGGCGGCTACGCAGTCGAAAACGTAGATCTCATCATCCACGCCCAGCAGCCGCGTCTGGGGCCGCACAAGGAACGCATCCGCGCTGCCGTCGCCGCATTGCTCGGCCTCGCGCCGGACCGCGTCGGTGTCAAGGCAACCACGAACGAAGGCCTGGATGCGATCGGCCGTAGCGAGGCCATCGCGTGCTGGGCGGCAGTGCTCCTCGGCCCTAGCGCGGCAGGATGA
- a CDS encoding metallophosphoesterase: MRRGCVGVLVALAVGVRAGGCEHTTGLLLPARESDTLDLPAPVLVARLMHVSDLHLMDTLSPARFAQAHAFSATAWRPYEAYSTQLADGILRATNRIHAAGRTIDFVMLTGDVCDNAQANELAWLRALFDGGVVNPLSGPDDRAPADRPAVELDPYAAFEAQGLYRAGVHGALPSIPWYTLIGNHDALALGVFPFFEAAAGHRTAPLPLEWRPGIVLPVLLDPTGAWAYGNVTPAEPGPPGWFEVAQPVVPDPARAYFSKPEFVQALFTTATEPAGHGFAGVDAGATWYSVSPVAGLRLIGLDTTDAVRKLPGHMYDNGALSRAQFAFLQAELAAAIRRGELVIVATHHPSDTLTTLAGTEVGADEFRAALQACPAVVLHLAGHMHRNRVVDRVTYVEIETCATLDPPQEARLVELWRDTTGGQIAVVYEMFSHIQDELPPLGDDPLRALRAQALARGDKLAAARQRQHDPSGADPRGTPADRAGVLILPR; encoded by the coding sequence ATGCGGCGCGGGTGTGTCGGCGTGTTAGTTGCGTTGGCCGTTGGCGTGCGCGCTGGCGGCTGTGAACACACGACCGGGTTACTTCTGCCGGCACGGGAAAGCGACACGCTGGACCTGCCCGCACCCGTGCTGGTTGCACGCCTCATGCACGTCAGCGACCTGCACCTGATGGATACCCTGTCGCCGGCGCGGTTCGCGCAGGCCCACGCGTTCAGCGCGACCGCCTGGCGGCCGTACGAGGCGTACTCGACGCAGCTCGCGGACGGCATTCTGCGCGCCACCAATCGTATCCACGCTGCGGGTCGGACAATTGACTTCGTGATGCTCACGGGAGACGTGTGTGACAACGCACAGGCGAACGAACTGGCGTGGCTGCGCGCCTTGTTCGATGGCGGCGTCGTGAACCCGCTGTCGGGGCCGGACGACCGCGCGCCGGCGGACCGTCCGGCGGTGGAACTAGACCCGTATGCGGCGTTCGAGGCGCAGGGGCTGTATCGGGCCGGCGTGCACGGCGCGCTACCCTCGATTCCCTGGTACACGCTGATCGGGAACCACGATGCGCTCGCCCTCGGCGTATTTCCGTTTTTCGAGGCGGCCGCTGGGCATCGCACGGCGCCGCTACCGCTCGAGTGGCGGCCGGGGATCGTGCTGCCCGTGTTGCTTGACCCCACCGGGGCGTGGGCCTACGGCAATGTCACGCCTGCTGAGCCGGGCCCGCCGGGGTGGTTCGAGGTGGCCCAGCCGGTGGTGCCGGACCCGGCGCGGGCGTACTTCAGCAAGCCCGAGTTCGTGCAGGCGCTGTTCACGACCGCGACGGAACCGGCCGGGCATGGGTTTGCCGGTGTGGATGCGGGGGCGACGTGGTACAGCGTGAGTCCGGTGGCGGGTCTGCGGCTGATCGGGCTCGACACGACGGACGCGGTGCGGAAGCTGCCGGGTCACATGTACGACAACGGCGCGCTTTCGCGCGCCCAGTTCGCGTTCCTGCAGGCGGAACTGGCCGCCGCGATCCGGCGCGGCGAGCTGGTGATCGTCGCGACGCACCATCCCAGCGACACGCTGACGACGCTCGCGGGCACCGAAGTCGGCGCGGACGAGTTTCGCGCCGCCTTGCAGGCCTGCCCGGCGGTGGTGCTGCACCTGGCCGGGCACATGCATCGCAACCGCGTGGTCGATCGTGTGACGTATGTGGAGATCGAAACGTGCGCGACGCTCGATCCGCCGCAGGAGGCCCGGCTCGTCGAACTATGGCGCGACACGACCGGCGGGCAGATCGCGGTGGTGTACGAGATGTTCTCGCACATTCAAGATGAGCTGCCGCCGCTGGGGGATGATCCGCTGCGGGCGCTGCGCGCGCAGGCGCTTGCGCGAGGTGACAAACTGGCCGCGGCGCGCCAGCGGCAGCACGATCCCTCCGGGGCCGACCCGCGCGGCACGCCCGCCGATCGCGCCGGCGTACTCATCCTGCCGCGCTAG
- a CDS encoding alpha/beta fold hydrolase, which translates to MFPQRQRVQFTGALGNRLAARLDAPANPLAYVLFAHCFTCTKDLKAVTWISRELVDRRIAFFRFDFTGLGESEGDFADTNFTSNLADLLAAADFLRQNYQAPRILIGHSLGGTAVLVAARQIPETVAVATIAAPAGLGHMQEFLTRQAPGLGHDEVAEVEVAGRPIRIKGQLLDDLRKHDVLAEVAQLNLPLLIFHSPTDDVVGIDHARRIFEAARHPKSFIALDGADHLLIAREQDARYVADLLAAWARRYLA; encoded by the coding sequence ATGTTCCCGCAACGCCAGCGCGTGCAGTTCACCGGGGCCCTCGGCAACCGTCTGGCGGCCCGGCTGGACGCCCCCGCCAACCCGCTCGCCTACGTCCTCTTCGCCCACTGCTTCACCTGCACGAAGGACCTCAAGGCGGTCACCTGGATCAGCCGCGAACTCGTCGATCGCCGCATCGCCTTCTTCCGCTTCGACTTCACCGGCCTCGGCGAGAGCGAGGGCGATTTCGCCGACACCAATTTCACGTCAAATCTCGCCGATCTTCTCGCGGCCGCCGACTTCCTCCGCCAGAACTACCAGGCGCCGCGCATCCTGATCGGCCACAGCCTCGGCGGGACGGCGGTGCTCGTCGCCGCCCGGCAGATTCCGGAGACGGTCGCGGTCGCGACGATCGCCGCGCCGGCGGGACTCGGGCATATGCAGGAGTTCCTGACGCGGCAGGCGCCGGGGCTGGGGCATGACGAGGTCGCCGAGGTGGAGGTGGCTGGCCGCCCGATCCGGATCAAGGGGCAACTGCTCGACGATCTGCGGAAGCACGATGTCCTGGCCGAAGTCGCGCAGCTCAATCTGCCGTTGCTGATCTTCCATTCGCCCACCGACGACGTGGTCGGCATCGACCACGCCCGTCGCATCTTTGAGGCCGCGCGCCACCCGAAGAGCTTCATCGCCCTCGACGGCGCCGATCATCTCCTGATCGCCCGCGAGCAGGACGCCCGCTACGTCGCCGACCTGCTAGCCGCCTGGGCCCGGCGGTATCTGGCGTAA